The DNA sequence CATGCAGACACACTTTTAGTAACAGGTAAACCTGAAAAACGCATCACTAGAGCCTACAGAAACATGAGGCTATTCAAATCAGATATGAGTGCTAAAGCAGATTCTGTACACTCCAATCAAGCTACAGGACTCACTCAACTTATCAATATTGCTCGATTAGGTACCGGAGATCAATTTTCAACAAAACGCAAACCCATCCTTTGGAATGAAGAAAACCAAATGACAGGAGATACCATCCACCTAATATCCAATCCAGAAGCTGAAAAATTAGATTCGCTCATCGTATTCAAAAATGCCTTTCTTATCAGTAAAGATTCACTAGGAACAGGATATAACCAAATTTCAGGTCAACGGCTTGTTGGTCTGTTTAATGATGAAAACAAACTTAAACAAGTTAATATTATAAAAAATGCTGAATCTATTTTTTATGCTAGAAATGAACAAGGCGAATTAACGGCCATAGATAAAGCACGATCTGGATACATTGAAATTTATTTTGAGGAAAGTGAGATAGTAGAATTCAGGCGTTTAAACCAAGTAGATGGAAAAGGACACCCCCTTTCAAAATTTGCAGAAAGAGATAAAATACTAAAAGGATTTGATTGGCGTGATGATGAACGCCCTAAAAGTATAGAAGATTTATTTAAAGACGATCCTCCTTTAAATTTGCCTACTATTAAAGGTTTACAAGACTATGTACCACAAGAAGATTTTTTTAACGAGAATCTTTTAGATCCTAATGAAGATACAACTACCAATGACAGTAATCAAACTTTAAAAACACAGAAAAATTTATCCCAAAATTTTAAAACAAAAAAGGCAAAGTAGATTCAATAAAAGTCAAATAGAAACAATACTATGATTTCTAATTTCTTAAAACACCAAGCACAAACTTCTCCACACCCTTTAGGAATAGAGGTTTCACACGCTAATGGATGTTATATTTATGACACTGATAATAATGCACACTTAGATTTTGTAGCTGGTGTTTCCGCTTGTCCCCTCGGGCATAGTCACCCTAAAGTCACCAACGCCATCAAAAAACAGGTTGATAAATATTTACATGTCATGGTATATGGCGAATACATTCAAAAACCAGCAGTAGAACTTTGTAAATTATTGGCTAAACACCTTCCTTTTCCTTTAGAGAAAACATACTTAACAAATTCTGGCACTGAAGCAACAGAAGGGGCTCTTAAGTTAGCCAAACGGGTTACTGGTCGTACTGAAATAATAGCCGCTAAAAACGGTTATCATGGAAATACCATGGGGTCCATGAGTGTTATGGGCTACGAAGAACGCAAACAAGCATTTAGACCATTATTGCCAAACATCACTTTTATTACATTCAATAATGAAGTGGACCTAAACGCAATTACCACTAAAACGGCAGGAGTTATTTTAGAAACCATACAAGGAGGTGCTGGATTTATTGAACCAAACAACAATTATCTAAAAAAAGTAAGGGAACGCTGCAATAAAGTGGGGGCTTTATTGATTTTAGATGAAATCCAAACAGGTATTGGTAGAACAGGAAAACTTTTCGGTTTTGAAAACTACAACTGCACTCCAGACATTTTGGTATCAGGGAAAGCATTAGGTGGTGGTTTGCCTATTGGAGCTTTTACTGCGTCCAGTGACCACATGGATTTACTAATGAGCCAACCAAAACTTGGGCATATTACCACCTTTGGAGGGCATCCATTAATTGCAGCATCAGCTTTAGCTACACTAAAAGAAATTTCGGAAACAAATCTAATGGCTCAAACATTAGAAAAAGAAACCTTAATTAGGAAAACTTTAGTACATCCTTTAATTGAAGAAATTAGAGGAAAGGGATTGATGTTAGCCTTAATAATGACTTCAGAAGACATTGCAAACACCTTAATTCTTGAATGCAAAAAACACAAATTAATTTTGTTTTGGTTACTTTTTGAACCTAAAGCAGTAAGAATTACGCCGCCACTAACCATCACAAAAGATGAAATTGTTAAAGGTTGTCATATTATTTTAGACATTTTAAACAGTATAAAATAAAAACCAAAACAATTCAACTTTCTAAAAATCAACACATAAACACCCAAAACCTTTATAAAACGAGGCTGTTCATTACTTTGTTAAAAACATTTATGGCTATACCTATATAAAATTGATTGATAGCCTTAAATTTATTGAAATAGAAACTTACAAATGTGCCTATGGAGTTTAGTCATGATGACAATTATAGTTTACCGCTATCAAAATTTGAATCCATGCTGAAGACGAACAATATTTTGTTCTTTGATTCAGAAGAATTTGAAAACATCATCCACCACTATCTCAACCATGGCAAAATGTCATTAGCAAAAAAAGCTATTAAATTAGGCTTAGAACAACACCCTACTTCCATCAACTTAAAACTTTTCAATGTAGAAATTTATGTGTTTGAAAACAAACTTATTCAAGCAGATGCATTACTCAATGAATTATATCTCATTGATCCGAATAATGAAGAGATTTTTATACAAAAAGCCAATATTTTATCGAAAAAAGACGAGCACGAATTAGCCATTAATGTTTTAAAACAAGCCTTAACGCTTACTGATGATGTTGTGGATCTTTACTCATTAATAGGTATGGAGCATTTGTTCTTGGATCAATATGAAGAAGCAAAGTTATTTTTCATAAAATGCTTGGAAGAAGACCAACAAGACTACTCTGCCCTTTACAACATCATGTACTGTTTTGATTTTTTAGAGCAAACAGATGAAGCTATCAAATATTTAAACACCTTTTTAGATACCAATCCTTATTCTGAAGTCGCTTGGCACCAATTAGGAACTCAATATTATAACAAAAAAAATTATAAAAAAGCATTGTCTGCTTTCGATTTTGCTATTATTTCGGACGATAGTTTTGTTGGAGCGTATCTCGAAAAAGGAAAAGTGCTTGAAAAATTAAAACGTTTTGAGGCTGCAATTGAAAGCTACACCTTTACTCTAAAATTAGACGATCCCACTTCTTTTGCTTTATTGCGTATAGGATACTGTTATGAAAAATTAAAAAAAGACGACTTAGCAGTTCAATACTATTATAAAACAGTTCATGAAGACCCTTTATTAGATAAAGGATGGGTAGCAATAACTAAATTTTACAACAAAAAGAAAAACTTCCAAAAAGCACTATACTATATCAATAAAGCTATTAATATTGATTCTGAAAACATATCTTATTGGAAACTATATGCTCAAATAAATATGAGACTGAGCCTTTTTGAAGAAGCAGAACACGGGCTAAAAAAAGCTTTAGAATTAGGTAATTATGAACTAAATACTTGGCTAACTCGGGGTGATTTATTAATCAAATTAGGAGAATCACAAACGGCCATATACAACTTTGAACAAGCAGCAGAATTTTATCCAGAAAATGCTGAAATTGAATATCGTTTAGCTGGCCTATATTTCTCGTTAAATGAAATTGATAAAGGTACTTTTCATC is a window from the Pseudalgibacter alginicilyticus genome containing:
- a CDS encoding aspartate aminotransferase family protein; translated protein: MISNFLKHQAQTSPHPLGIEVSHANGCYIYDTDNNAHLDFVAGVSACPLGHSHPKVTNAIKKQVDKYLHVMVYGEYIQKPAVELCKLLAKHLPFPLEKTYLTNSGTEATEGALKLAKRVTGRTEIIAAKNGYHGNTMGSMSVMGYEERKQAFRPLLPNITFITFNNEVDLNAITTKTAGVILETIQGGAGFIEPNNNYLKKVRERCNKVGALLILDEIQTGIGRTGKLFGFENYNCTPDILVSGKALGGGLPIGAFTASSDHMDLLMSQPKLGHITTFGGHPLIAASALATLKEISETNLMAQTLEKETLIRKTLVHPLIEEIRGKGLMLALIMTSEDIANTLILECKKHKLILFWLLFEPKAVRITPPLTITKDEIVKGCHIILDILNSIK
- a CDS encoding tetratricopeptide repeat protein — its product is MEFSHDDNYSLPLSKFESMLKTNNILFFDSEEFENIIHHYLNHGKMSLAKKAIKLGLEQHPTSINLKLFNVEIYVFENKLIQADALLNELYLIDPNNEEIFIQKANILSKKDEHELAINVLKQALTLTDDVVDLYSLIGMEHLFLDQYEEAKLFFIKCLEEDQQDYSALYNIMYCFDFLEQTDEAIKYLNTFLDTNPYSEVAWHQLGTQYYNKKNYKKALSAFDFAIISDDSFVGAYLEKGKVLEKLKRFEAAIESYTFTLKLDDPTSFALLRIGYCYEKLKKDDLAVQYYYKTVHEDPLLDKGWVAITKFYNKKKNFQKALYYINKAINIDSENISYWKLYAQINMRLSLFEEAEHGLKKALELGNYELNTWLTRGDLLIKLGESQTAIYNFEQAAEFYPENAEIEYRLAGLYFSLNEIDKGTFHLKNGLSSNEDYTFIIDELFPEVTNKIQVKNLLKTKL